One Bacteroidota bacterium DNA segment encodes these proteins:
- a CDS encoding four-helix bundle copper-binding protein — translation MRTQDMLSKHPNPSEHLDKIVALVNSAFACEQCCTSCADACLDEDGDMDLRYCIRTNLDCADICATTGRALSRQTQPNAKVLRAQLEACVAACDACADECSKHADMHDHCRVCMECCRECSKACQALLDAMSQGAAA, via the coding sequence ATGCGTACTCAGGACATGCTCTCGAAGCACCCCAACCCCTCCGAGCACCTCGACAAGATCGTCGCGCTCGTCAACAGCGCGTTCGCCTGCGAGCAGTGCTGTACGAGCTGCGCCGACGCCTGCCTCGACGAGGATGGCGACATGGACCTCCGGTACTGCATCCGGACCAACCTCGACTGCGCCGACATCTGTGCCACGACGGGCCGCGCGCTCTCGCGCCAGACGCAGCCGAACGCCAAGGTCCTCCGCGCCCAGCTCGAGGCCTGCGTCGCCGCCTGCGACGCCTGCGCCGACGAGTGCTCGAAGCACGCCGATATGCACGACCACTGCCGCGTGTGCATGGAGTGCTGCCGCGAGTGCTCCAAGGCCTGCCAGGCCCTCCTCGACGCCATGTCCCAGGGCGCGGCGGCCTAG
- a CDS encoding sigma-70 family RNA polymerase sigma factor, with the protein MPLSPTLLDATLAAQAEPLVAYVRQRLGPGVAEDVVQDALLKAVEAAPPMDGEADLTRWLWRVVRNATVDAHRRREAAGRRETAWADEQPDAVMPTEEAPRLCACYQPLLNDLAPEAAEVLRADLDGEPAAEVADRLGVSAGTLRVRRHRARAALRERLEDVCRACAGCLDCTCAALPNPPVSLSPTPMHTDNPNTDDALTFNIKGMTCGGCVAGATRALDRTPGVTVERLTLDGPAVVRLSGGADREAVRAAVEGAGFRPVFDAA; encoded by the coding sequence ATGCCTCTCTCCCCCACCCTGCTCGACGCCACGCTCGCCGCACAGGCCGAGCCGCTCGTCGCCTACGTCCGCCAGCGGCTCGGCCCTGGCGTGGCCGAAGACGTAGTCCAGGACGCGCTCTTGAAGGCGGTCGAGGCCGCGCCGCCGATGGACGGCGAGGCCGACCTCACGCGCTGGTTGTGGCGCGTCGTCCGGAACGCGACCGTCGACGCCCACCGCCGACGGGAGGCCGCGGGCCGCCGCGAGACGGCGTGGGCAGACGAGCAGCCCGACGCCGTGATGCCGACCGAGGAGGCGCCCCGGCTCTGCGCGTGCTACCAACCGCTCCTGAACGACCTCGCGCCAGAGGCCGCCGAGGTCCTCCGCGCCGACCTCGACGGCGAGCCTGCGGCCGAGGTGGCGGACCGGCTCGGCGTGTCGGCCGGCACGCTCCGCGTCCGTCGGCACCGCGCCCGCGCGGCGCTCCGCGAACGGCTCGAAGACGTCTGCCGGGCGTGCGCTGGGTGCCTCGACTGCACCTGCGCCGCCCTACCCAACCCCCCTGTTTCACTCTCCCCTACTCCCATGCACACCGACAACCCGAACACCGACGACGCCCTCACCTTCAACATCAAGGGCATGACCTGCGGCGGCTGCGTCGCCGGGGCCACGCGCGCGCTCGACCGGACGCCCGGCGTGACCGTCGAGCGGCTCACGCTCGATGGCCCGGCCGTCGTCCGGCTCTCGGGCGGCGCCGACCGCGAGGCCGTGCGCGCCGCCGTGGAGGGCGCGGGCTTCCGGCCCGTCTTCGACGCGGCCTGA
- a CDS encoding heavy metal translocating P-type ATPase, protein MPHPSPALPSDPPAADASPSGDGAVVGPPRPLSHATLGVEGMTCAACSGRVEKALSKVPGVHEATVNLATERATVQFDAAETTPLALAEAVQRAGYDVRTEEVSFAVGGMTCAACVGRVERALQGADGVVEASVNLATERARVRYAAGTDVEALYEAVRKTGYDVVEAVGGTTTEDAERQARELDRQRLRRRLLWAAGLTLPLFLMEMVPMAVPGGMAWIDGLVPMQTRWLVAFALATAVQFGPGLRFYRAGWAAARHGSPDMNTLVALGTSAAYGYSVVATFLPGVLPEGAVHVYYEASATIITLILLGKWFEARAKGQTSDAVRALLGLRAKTARVVRDGGPGTGPVEAEVPIEDVAVGDVVRVRPGEKVPVDGVVTEGTSYVDESMVTGEPVPVEKGADAEVVGGTVNQAGALLMRTTRVGADTVLAQIVRLVEDAQASRPAIQALADRVVAVFVPIVLVIAALVFGVWLAVGPSPALTYALVAAVSVLIIACPCAMGLATPVSVMVGTGKAAELGVLFRKGEALQTLSEADVVALDKTGTLTEGRPTLTDVALAPEAGLDETELLRLVAAVEVPSEHPVAAAIVRAADERGIDLPAASDFVAVPGFGVRGTVEGRRVEVGADRFMARVGLDVAPLAAASGALAGEGKTPLYAAVDGVLVAALAVSDPVKATTPAAIDALHDAGLRVAMVTGDNRATAEAIARRLGIDEVLAEVLPADKAQAVRDLQGEGGRGGRPLHVAFVGDGINDAPALAQADVGVAIGTGTDVAIEAADVVLMRGDLTALVEAQALSAATLRNVKQNLFWAFAYNVVLIPVAAGVLYPALGVLLSPVLGAAAMGLSSVFVLTNALRLRRFIPPTVGSAAVAAR, encoded by the coding sequence CGTGTCGAGAAGGCGCTGTCGAAGGTCCCCGGCGTCCACGAGGCGACGGTCAACCTCGCGACCGAGCGGGCGACCGTCCAGTTCGACGCGGCCGAGACGACGCCTCTGGCGCTCGCCGAGGCCGTCCAGCGAGCGGGCTACGACGTGCGGACCGAGGAGGTGAGCTTCGCCGTGGGTGGGATGACGTGCGCGGCGTGCGTCGGGCGCGTCGAGCGTGCGCTGCAAGGCGCCGACGGCGTGGTCGAGGCGTCAGTGAACCTGGCGACCGAGCGCGCCCGCGTCCGCTACGCCGCCGGGACCGACGTCGAGGCGCTCTACGAGGCCGTCCGGAAGACGGGTTACGACGTCGTCGAGGCCGTGGGCGGGACGACGACGGAGGACGCTGAGCGCCAGGCGCGAGAGCTCGACCGCCAGCGGCTGCGGCGTCGACTCCTGTGGGCCGCCGGGCTCACGCTCCCGCTGTTCCTCATGGAGATGGTGCCGATGGCGGTCCCCGGTGGGATGGCCTGGATCGACGGGCTCGTCCCGATGCAGACGCGCTGGCTCGTGGCGTTCGCGCTGGCGACAGCGGTCCAGTTTGGACCAGGCCTCCGATTCTACCGCGCCGGGTGGGCGGCGGCCCGCCACGGCTCGCCCGACATGAACACGCTCGTCGCCCTCGGCACGTCGGCGGCCTACGGGTACTCCGTCGTCGCGACGTTCCTGCCGGGCGTGCTCCCCGAGGGCGCGGTCCACGTGTACTACGAGGCGTCGGCGACGATCATCACGCTCATCCTGCTCGGCAAGTGGTTCGAGGCCCGCGCCAAGGGCCAGACGTCGGACGCCGTCCGCGCGCTCCTCGGGCTGAGGGCAAAGACGGCCCGCGTGGTCCGCGACGGTGGACCGGGCACCGGCCCAGTCGAGGCCGAGGTCCCCATCGAGGACGTAGCCGTGGGCGACGTCGTCCGCGTGCGGCCGGGCGAGAAGGTGCCGGTGGACGGCGTGGTCACCGAGGGCACGAGCTACGTCGACGAGTCGATGGTGACCGGCGAGCCCGTCCCGGTCGAGAAGGGCGCGGACGCGGAGGTCGTCGGCGGGACCGTCAACCAGGCCGGGGCGCTGCTCATGCGGACGACGCGCGTCGGGGCCGACACCGTGCTCGCCCAGATCGTCCGGCTCGTCGAGGACGCCCAGGCGTCGCGGCCCGCGATCCAGGCGCTGGCGGACCGCGTGGTCGCCGTGTTCGTGCCCATCGTGCTCGTGATCGCCGCGCTCGTGTTCGGCGTCTGGCTCGCCGTCGGGCCGAGCCCGGCGCTGACCTACGCGCTCGTGGCCGCGGTCTCGGTGCTCATCATCGCGTGCCCGTGCGCGATGGGGCTCGCGACGCCCGTCTCGGTGATGGTGGGGACCGGGAAGGCGGCCGAGCTGGGCGTGCTCTTCCGCAAGGGCGAGGCGTTGCAGACGCTGTCCGAGGCTGACGTGGTCGCGCTCGACAAGACGGGGACGCTCACCGAGGGCCGCCCGACGCTGACCGACGTGGCGCTAGCGCCAGAGGCCGGGCTGGACGAAACGGAACTGCTCCGGCTTGTAGCCGCGGTCGAGGTGCCGAGCGAGCACCCGGTCGCGGCGGCCATCGTGCGCGCGGCGGACGAGCGCGGTATCGACCTGCCGGCGGCGTCCGACTTCGTGGCCGTGCCCGGCTTCGGCGTGCGCGGGACGGTCGAGGGCCGCCGCGTCGAGGTCGGAGCCGACCGGTTCATGGCCCGGGTCGGGCTCGACGTGGCGCCTCTCGCCGCGGCCTCTGGCGCCCTCGCGGGTGAGGGCAAGACGCCGCTCTACGCGGCCGTCGACGGCGTGCTCGTTGCGGCCCTCGCCGTCTCCGACCCGGTCAAGGCGACGACGCCCGCGGCCATCGACGCGCTCCACGACGCCGGGCTCCGCGTCGCCATGGTCACCGGCGACAACCGGGCCACGGCCGAGGCCATCGCGCGGCGCCTCGGCATCGACGAGGTGCTCGCCGAGGTGCTCCCCGCCGACAAGGCCCAGGCCGTGCGCGATCTCCAAGGCGAGGGCGGACGCGGCGGACGCCCGTTGCACGTGGCGTTCGTCGGCGACGGAATCAACGACGCCCCCGCGCTCGCCCAGGCCGACGTCGGCGTCGCGATTGGGACCGGGACCGACGTCGCCATCGAGGCCGCCGACGTGGTGCTCATGCGCGGCGACCTCACGGCGCTCGTCGAGGCCCAGGCGCTCTCGGCGGCCACGCTCCGCAACGTCAAGCAAAACCTGTTCTGGGCCTTTGCCTACAACGTCGTGCTGATCCCGGTCGCGGCGGGCGTGCTGTACCCGGCGCTCGGCGTGCTGCTCTCGCCCGTGCTCGGCGCGGCGGCGATGGGCCTGTCGTCGGTGTTCGTGCTGACGAACGCGCTCCGCCTGCGGCGCTTCATACCACCAACAGTCGGCTCCGCCGCGGTGGCCGCTCGGTAA